From Romeriopsis navalis LEGE 11480:
TTTACGCGGCAAGAACACATACATACTCCAGCGGCCACTGCCATAGGGCAAATTCACGGCTTGAAACTGGTCATTTTCGCTATAGCTAAACCGATCGCGCCGTATCATCATCGGATGCTGTTTCTGGGTGCCATCCGCCTGGCGAAATGGCTGTTGCGTCGTCAATTTCGGCTCAAACGGCACCGACCAGCCACCCTTGAAATAAACAGCGTTGATCAGATACATCACATCATCGGGATTCAGCCGATCGACCACCTTCGGAATCTTGCCCTGGGTTTTAGCTTTAACCCAGTTATTAATCGTCCCCACCGAGTCTTGGCGAGTGAAGTCTAGCAACGAAACCTCGGCTTGATAGAAATCGCGATTGCGCTGGATAAAGTCCGGCTTAAATGCCACTCCTTTACGGGCCCAGAGAGAATTGGCAATACTCAACTGGACATCCGGATCCGCACCTTCCAATGCCGCTTTCAAAGCCTCATTCGATTGGTTCAGCGCGGCTAAGCTCATGCCATTTAGTTGCAAGGCTTGGGCCATATCAGTGCGCGTCGACCCATTTGCGCCGTTGTAGCTCATGGCCAAGGCGATCGCCACACTCGAAGGCGAAACAAAAATATTTTCGGGCGGCGACGTTGTGGCCTGATTTTGAATTGCCTGAAATAGCTTGAAGCCGAACTGATGATTCGCCGCCAACAACTTTGCATCCACGGACTTTGGACTCGGGACAGCGGCGGCGGATTCTGATGCCGACTTGGCCGCTGTTGCAGGCGCTACCGCCGGTTGATTCGGACGACCGAGCGACGGGCCAAACCCATAGCTGCCATCCGAAGCCGCGCCACAACTCATCGGAATCAACCCCAGCAGCGTTACCAGTAGCGCCATGCCCACCTTACTCACCAACGATCGCTCCTTCATGCTTTTCGCTACTCCCAACAGATTTCACCGCTAATACCAGCCTATCCGAGCAATTTTCAAAAATGGTTTGGGTTGCGGTTTTCGTAACGATCGCCCGTTCACATTGTCAGCCCTTCATCAAAAAGATAAGTTTCCCTCTATCGAATGAAATAAAGAATTTGTTAAACTAGCTACAAAATTGCACTATCTCGTGGGACTTTTCCGCTATGACGCAGAAGCAAACTGTCATTTCGCCGTCTATTTTGTCCGCTGATTTCGGCCGGTTGGGAGAAGAGATCCGGGCGGTTGACGCCGCTGGTGCGGATTGGATTCACGTCGATGTGATGGATGGTCGCTTCGTACCGAACATTACGATCGGACCCATGATCGTTGATGCCGTACGCCCCCACACAGAGAAGCCGTTAGACGTTCACTTGATGATCGTTGAGCCCGAGCGCTACGTTGCTGACTTCGCAAAAGCGGGTGCTGACATCATCTCTGTCCATGCCGAGCAAAGTTCCACCAGCCACTTGCACCGGACTTTAGGCATGATCAAGGATTTGGGTAAGCAAGCTGGTGTAGTACTTAATCCAGGCACGCCACTAGATACGATCGACTACGTCCTTGACCTCTGCGACCTCGTGTTGATCATGAGTGTCAACCCTGGTTTCGGTGGCCAAAGCTTCATCCCCGGCGTTGTCCCCAAGATTCAACAGTTGCGTAAAATGTGTGATGAGCGCGGCTTGGATCCTTGGATCGAAGTAGATGGTGGTCTCAAGACTGGCAACACTTGGCAAGTCCTCGAAGCCGGTGCAAACGCCATCGTCGCCGGCTCTGCTGTGTTCAACGCACCGGACTACAAAGAAGCAATCCACGGCATTCGCAATAGTAAGCGTCCTGAAAAGGAACTTGCTGCTGTGTAAGAACGTCATTGTACTTACATACAGACTAAGTACTTAGATTGATTCGAAGCAATAACGGG
This genomic window contains:
- a CDS encoding serpin family protein, whose protein sequence is MKERSLVSKVGMALLVTLLGLIPMSCGAASDGSYGFGPSLGRPNQPAVAPATAAKSASESAAAVPSPKSVDAKLLAANHQFGFKLFQAIQNQATTSPPENIFVSPSSVAIALAMSYNGANGSTRTDMAQALQLNGMSLAALNQSNEALKAALEGADPDVQLSIANSLWARKGVAFKPDFIQRNRDFYQAEVSLLDFTRQDSVGTINNWVKAKTQGKIPKVVDRLNPDDVMYLINAVYFKGGWSVPFEPKLTTQQPFRQADGTQKQHPMMIRRDRFSYSENDQFQAVNLPYGSGRWSMYVFLPRKSSNLTEFSKTLTAANWQAWMQGFKKQTGFVQLPKFKSEFDTELKSSLTALGMGDAFNPQKADFSNLLKGDKSSINQVKHKTFVEVNEQGTEAAAVTSIGITTTSIQQPTKAFEMIVDRPFFCAIRDNETGTLLFMGTIQNPEV
- the rpe gene encoding ribulose-phosphate 3-epimerase, with protein sequence MTQKQTVISPSILSADFGRLGEEIRAVDAAGADWIHVDVMDGRFVPNITIGPMIVDAVRPHTEKPLDVHLMIVEPERYVADFAKAGADIISVHAEQSSTSHLHRTLGMIKDLGKQAGVVLNPGTPLDTIDYVLDLCDLVLIMSVNPGFGGQSFIPGVVPKIQQLRKMCDERGLDPWIEVDGGLKTGNTWQVLEAGANAIVAGSAVFNAPDYKEAIHGIRNSKRPEKELAAV